From the genome of Candidatus Saccharimonadales bacterium, one region includes:
- the glyA gene encoding serine hydroxymethyltransferase, with protein MNDTQVADLIAGEEKREREGLELIPSENYVSRDVLTALGSIFTNKYSEGYPGKRYYGGQEFTDQIEQLAIDRAKQLFKADHANVQPHSGAPANEAVYSAWLEPGDTVLAMDLSHGGHLTHGAPVTRSAHLYNFIRYKMKDPATGEIDYEELRALALEHKPKIILAGFSAYPRELDYAKFASIGNEVGALLMADMAHIAGLIVGGVAKNPFDYGFHVITTTTHKTLRGPRGGLILSRGTVGNPLKKPEKTLENIPTLIDRSIFPGMQGGPHMHVIAAKAVAFGEALEPEFKSYAEQIVKNAAVLADELQKRDFQLITGGTSNHLILADVYKSFGIDGKVAERALDKIGLTLNANSVADDPLPPFKPSGIRLGTPAITTRGLKEEHMPQIAEWMKQAIDVRDDEAALASLREEVKQFVLDFPLPSDR; from the coding sequence ATGAATGACACGCAGGTTGCCGATTTAATTGCTGGGGAAGAAAAAAGGGAAAGAGAAGGTCTTGAGCTTATTCCGAGCGAAAATTATGTCTCTCGGGATGTCCTTACTGCGCTTGGAAGCATTTTCACTAATAAGTATTCTGAAGGGTATCCGGGCAAGCGATACTATGGCGGCCAAGAATTTACCGACCAAATTGAGCAGCTGGCGATAGATAGGGCCAAGCAATTGTTTAAAGCCGATCATGCAAACGTACAGCCTCACTCCGGTGCACCGGCAAATGAAGCAGTATATAGTGCATGGCTTGAGCCGGGCGATACGGTGCTGGCGATGGATTTATCTCACGGTGGGCATCTTACTCATGGAGCTCCCGTGACTCGTAGCGCCCATTTATACAACTTTATTCGCTATAAAATGAAAGATCCTGCGACTGGTGAGATAGACTATGAGGAGCTGCGAGCACTTGCGCTAGAGCACAAGCCAAAGATTATCTTGGCTGGTTTCAGCGCATATCCCCGTGAATTAGATTATGCGAAATTTGCAAGCATTGGTAACGAAGTTGGGGCTCTATTGATGGCCGACATGGCACACATTGCCGGCCTTATCGTTGGAGGTGTGGCGAAAAATCCGTTCGATTACGGTTTCCATGTTATTACAACAACAACTCACAAAACCCTTCGTGGTCCTCGCGGTGGTCTTATTCTTTCTAGAGGAACAGTCGGCAACCCTCTCAAGAAGCCGGAAAAAACGCTGGAAAATATCCCAACGCTCATTGATCGTTCTATCTTTCCTGGCATGCAAGGTGGCCCGCATATGCACGTTATTGCGGCCAAGGCTGTCGCATTTGGCGAGGCGCTGGAGCCCGAGTTTAAAAGCTACGCCGAGCAAATCGTAAAAAATGCAGCCGTGCTCGCGGATGAACTACAAAAACGTGATTTTCAGCTGATAACAGGTGGAACGAGTAATCATTTAATACTGGCCGATGTTTACAAAAGCTTTGGGATCGATGGCAAAGTGGCTGAGCGAGCGCTTGATAAAATCGGTCTTACGCTAAACGCAAACTCAGTTGCCGACGATCCATTGCCACCATTCAAGCCAAGCGGCATTCGCCTGGGTACACCAGCCATTACAACTCGTGGGCTTAAAGAAGAGCATATGCCTCAAATTGCCGAATGGATGAAACAAGCTATCGACGTTCGCGATGACGAAGCTGCGCTCGCAAGTCTACGCGAAGAAGTGAAACAATTCGTCCTCGACTTCCCCTTGCCAAGCGACAGATAG